Proteins from one Impatiens glandulifera chromosome 2, dImpGla2.1, whole genome shotgun sequence genomic window:
- the LOC124926713 gene encoding E3 ubiquitin-protein ligase RFI2-like, translating to MGLKDFDHLDAVDDGRKSSPISCSICLDAVTDVGERSWAKLHCGHHFHLDCIGSAFNAKGAMQCPNCRRVEEGQWLFANGCRPYHEFSMDDLSLEEDLYDIIYSEMSVGLHWHPYRGLGQLHSSLDEGELSSIAYHDLLGHQAIFGEHAVASSSATQPCPYVAYLRPIQASTSSSLASASDSATSWNGPLVPVEMHTSYSFPAVDLHYHHGWDHHSHQFPTTSSRASSADHQPSISSVSQRAARSNPDMARSGSYMHPFVMGQSSTARAGSSIGIPHYPSSVARAREHVQSLQAYFQQPTNSTSAHHPPVVSNTRRSTRRSTSSSSSDQTGAFYYYPSGTSRNFQESANHTLPRFRTWDRDSSMMPPSLSLEQDNNREQGWGMFHQPAGGGGGGGGSDNPMVGPTGFRQRHGSGRMPSQRRS from the exons atgggTTTGAAAGATTTTGACCATCTCGATGCTGTCGATGATGGTCGGAAGTCCTCACCCATCTCTTGCTCGATTTGTCTTGATGCAGTCACTGATGTCGGGGAAAGATCCTGGGCAAAGCTCCATTGTGGTCATCATTTTCATCTGG ATTGCATTGGCTCTGCATTCAATGCAAAAGGTGCAATGCAATGCCCCAACTGTCGAAGAGTTGAGGAAGGTCAATGGCTTTTTGCTAATGGTTGCCGTCCTTATCATGAGTTCAGCATGGATGACTTGTCACTTGAGGAAGATCTATATGACATAATCTACTCTGAAATG TCTGTTGGATTGCACTGGCATCCTTACCGTGGATTGGGTCAGCTTCATTCGTCTCTTGA TGAAGGGGAATTATCATCAATTGCAT ATCATGATCTCCTTGGACATCAAGCTATATTTGGTGAGCATGCAGTTGCATCATCATCTGCTACTCAACCTTGTCCCTATGTTGCCTACTTGCGGCCCATCCAAGCTTCGACATCAAGTTCCTTGGCAAGTGCTTCAGACAGTGCTACTAGTTGGAATGGCCCATTAGTACCTGTTGAAATGCACACTTCTTACTCTTTTCCTGCTGTAGATCTTCATTATCATCATGGCTGGGATCACCATTCCCATCAATTCCCAACCACTAGTAGCCGTGCTTCTAGTGCAGATCATCAACCTTCTATTTCTTCCGTGTCTCAGAGGGCAGCCAGGTCTAATCCAGATATGGCAAGATCAGGATCTTATATGCATCCTTTCGTAATGGGACAAAG TTCAACTGCGAGAGCGGGGAGCTCCATCGGGATTCCCCATTATCCAAGCAGTGTTGCCAGGGCTCGTGAGCATGTGCAATCTCTTCAGGCATACTTTCAGCAGCCAACAAATTCGACATCAGCACACCACCCACCTGTCGTATCCAACACAAGGAGGTCAACAAGGAGGTCaacctcatcatcatcatctgatCAGACAGGTGCTTTCTATTATTACCCTTCAGGTACTTCTAGAAACTTCCAAGAATCAGCCAACCATACATTACCACGTTTCCGCACATGGGACAGAGACAGCAGCATGATGCCTCCTTCACTTTCACTGGAACAAGACAACAATAGAGAACAAGGTTGGGGAATGTTCCATCAGCCTgcaggtggtggtggtggtggtggtggttcCGACAATCCCATGGTGGGACCCACTGGCTTTCGCCAGAGACATGGATCTGGGAGAATGCCATCCCAACGCCGGTCTTGA